In one Choloepus didactylus isolate mChoDid1 chromosome 1, mChoDid1.pri, whole genome shotgun sequence genomic region, the following are encoded:
- the LOC119529939 gene encoding small nuclear ribonucleoprotein-associated protein B'-like, with protein sequence MRGRGRGAPGGALPGPPKLPGTPGLSAPRVRPGLGSRPASGAGSRGPAGRRAAVQDFFRGRGWRGVRRPDPGRRPRTRGHRKPPRGAPGGARPGDQRLPPPASSGAAERGAPAPTWRRPRAELRLQRPALAQVSAESELKYQNL encoded by the exons ATGCGGGGCCGAGGGCGGGGGGCACCGGGCGGGGCTCTGCCGGGACCCCCCAAACTCCCGGGTACCCCCGGCCTGAGCGCCCCCCGAGTCCGCCCAGGGCTGGGGTCGCGCCCGGCGTCGGGGGCGGGCTCGCGGGGTCCCGCGGGGCGCAGGGCCGCGGTTCAGGACTTCTTCCGCGGCCGGGGCTGGCGCGGGGTCCGGCGGCCTGACCCGGGGAGGCGCCCCCGGACTCGGGGTCACCGGAAGCCGCCCCGCGGGGCACCTGGGGGGGCTCGCCCTGGAGATCAGCGCCTCCCCCCCCCGGCCTCCAGTGGGGCCGCAGAACGCGGGGCGCCCGCTCCCACCTGGCGACGTCCCCGCGCCGAGCTCAGGCTGCAGCGTCCCGCGCTGGCACAGGTTTCAGCTGAAAGCGAGTTAAAATACCAG AATCTGTGA